GTAAAAATAACCTTCGACAAAGAAGGCATCAGCATTCCTTACCCTCATCAAGAGGTGTATATGCACCAGGTAAACGACCAGACACAAACTGACGAATCAGCATAGCTTTTGTATTGTGTTGCTCAATTGCTGGGCAATGCAATGATAAGTTCTGACCAATGATTTACTTATTCCCCCATCATCGCTTTTTTAGTATGATGGGGGATTTTTTCTGTCTAAGCAGGCCTTCGGGCAGCTGATTGTTTAGTTTTTGAATTTTGGAATAATGCCTTACATACTAACGAAGAAAATATATCCAAAAAATACCGTCCTCGCTTCAGATCGTGTTTTTATGGGTTGATTAAGATACCATCAAAATCCCAAAATACAAGAGGTGAAGGTACTGCCCAGGAAGCGAGGGTACTTCCTGATGGGAGAATAATCTAAGCTTAAACTGGATTTACTTCACATTTGGTTAGGTATGCAGTCCGTTATGCTAAGAAACGTTAATGCCTGCCAAAATCTGTCACAGGCTTGGTTTTGAAAAAAAATTAGAGGGCAAAAGCTTATTGTTTTGGCGTAGCATGTCAGGGAAACCGTCACGGGTTTGACTAATCAAAAAACATAAGAAGTATAGCTTGCCAAGGTTGCAAGCAGTACCCATCAATGGAAAAAAAGTATAAGTCATTCACCAAAGCACCTGGGTGAGGCTTACTCTACTTGCTCGTCTGGTGCAGTGTCGGTTTTGTCGCCATGCTCCAGCCCCCACTTTTCAATGGCGGCAAATACAGGCTTAAGAGTTTTGCCAAAGTCAGTCAGGCTATACTCTACTTTGGGAGGCACCACCGGAAACACCTCTCTGTGTATAATTCCATCATCTTCCATTTCTCTCAGGTAACGGGTAAGCATGCGCTTGCTTATGCCCTCCAGGGCATGGTGCATTTCACCAAATCGATTAACACCCAGCGAAATCACGCGGTATACTGCAGGTTTCCATTTACCTCCTATCGCATTGAGCGTGACAGATAAAGGACAGATCTGATAAGTACTGTATAAACCCTGTAGTTCAGTGTACTTCTCGTTAAGGGACCATTTTTTTTTCATTTTTTTTCATTTTTAATAATTTGAAAATCAACAATAGTAACATTTATGTCACTATGGGATGCAAATGTAACTACTTTCAAATACAGATAATAGTGCCTTCCTTTGTAACACAAAAGTAATTTAAATCATCATAATTTTTTAACTGAACATGAACATGAAAGAGTTGACCATTATTGGCGCTACCGGAAAATTGGCCATACCTGTAATAAACGAATTATTAGAAAAAGGAGTTGCCATCAAAGCAGTAGTAAGAGACGTAATCGGCGCCAGAGAAAAACTCCCCCCAGCTGTAGACATTGTTTTTGGAGACTTAGAAAACGTAGCAAGTTTAGAAGCAGCCTTGCAAGGTACCGAATATTTGTACTTGAACCTGGGAGCCCCCGTACCAGGTGAAAAATTTGTAGCAGAACTGCACGGTGTGCAAAACATACTAAAAGCTGCCAAAGGTAAGCTTAAACAAATTATTAAAATTGCCGACTTAGGTACGTTGCACCCTGAGTTTCACCCCTCAAAAACCAGGCACCCAGGCAGTGTGCTTAGGCAACAAGGACATAGCCTTATCAAAGCAGCGGGCATTCCATTGACTACCTTCAATGCTACCTGGTTTATCAACGCCATTCCTTGGTTTGTGCAGGGTGAGTCATTGATTATATTTGGCAAACACAAGGCGCCTATGTACTGGACCAACACAGTAGACCTGGCAACCTATGTTTTTAAGGCTATAGGCAACAAAGACGCTTTTGACAAAGATTTTGCCTTACAGGGAAAAGAGCCCATAGCATACACTGAAGCTGCCCAAAAATATGTCTCAGCCAAAAACTTACCTGTACAGGTAGTAGAGTCTCCCATTCCAGAAGTTGAGCTAGGTTTCTTAGGAGATGTATTGCGTTACTCCGAAAGCTTTGAAGAAAAGTTTCAGGCTCAAGAGTTATACGAAGTATTGGGCGAGCCTGCTCTGTCTTTTACCGAAGCAGTAGAGGCAGTGTAAAAGATAATAAAGTGAGATGGAGTTGTTTTATTAATGTGATGGTTATCCCGCTCTTCTCTTGGGTGGGGTACCAACACTTAAAGCATTCAGGCTCAGCATTTAGGTTGCCCCGTTTTTTACCAAAGCAGTAGGGGCATTGTGAAAGATAATAAAACGATAGAGAGTTGTTTTATTAATGTGATGGTTATCCTGCTCTTCTCTTGGGTGGGATACCAACACTTAAAGCATTCAGGTTCAGAATTTAGGTTGCCCTGTTTTTTACCGAAGCAGTAGAGGCAGGGTGAAAATAGAGAGTTGTTTTATTGATGTGATAGTTATCCTGCTCTTCTCTTGGGTGGGATACCAACACTTAAAGCATTCAGGCTCAGAATTTAGGTTGCCCTGTTTTTTACCGAAGCAGTAGAGGCATTGTGAAAATAGAGAGTTGTTTTATTAATGTGATGGTTATCCTGCTCTTCTCTTGAGTGGGATACCAACACTTAAAGCATTCAGGTTCAGAATTTAGGT
The Microscilla marina ATCC 23134 DNA segment above includes these coding regions:
- a CDS encoding SDR family oxidoreductase, producing the protein MNMKELTIIGATGKLAIPVINELLEKGVAIKAVVRDVIGAREKLPPAVDIVFGDLENVASLEAALQGTEYLYLNLGAPVPGEKFVAELHGVQNILKAAKGKLKQIIKIADLGTLHPEFHPSKTRHPGSVLRQQGHSLIKAAGIPLTTFNATWFINAIPWFVQGESLIIFGKHKAPMYWTNTVDLATYVFKAIGNKDAFDKDFALQGKEPIAYTEAAQKYVSAKNLPVQVVESPIPEVELGFLGDVLRYSESFEEKFQAQELYEVLGEPALSFTEAVEAV
- a CDS encoding winged helix-turn-helix transcriptional regulator, with the protein product MKKKWSLNEKYTELQGLYSTYQICPLSVTLNAIGGKWKPAVYRVISLGVNRFGEMHHALEGISKRMLTRYLREMEDDGIIHREVFPVVPPKVEYSLTDFGKTLKPVFAAIEKWGLEHGDKTDTAPDEQVE